Proteins found in one Pseudomonas mosselii genomic segment:
- a CDS encoding purine-cytosine permease family protein: MAGNIKKQVDSIDYSTVAVPEEHRMSKGSLTMAWWAICSAMFWLVVSATLAMSFGTMNAIIGLLLSVVTYAAINGVIARYAIKTGLSVALFSRVLFGRAGAALATLIFFATAIYYSVFEGSVIAIAIQHYVSDITLNQAYLIVVLYSVPLVFGSVQTWLDKFNGVLLPLYLIGLIAVVAMAVGEYGYSSAWLEMGPESGPVSNGWWDCFTYFMGVWILMMYTWDYARFGRKQDASYHAKFNFGLPFYIFTFLINGLVGIFLAATIPTEGGLSEVSVVLAIVELMGIWGLLFVWVSQTRINTANFFMAASNMHAFFGRFGLAAVPYMAWAVVVGIVVYTMMLLNVFSYILQALAYQSIFVVAWVAIALAHIFSPKYTQLFEGNIEFALERVNAFNPCGLIAWFFAAGLGIVLLNFGGATLATFSAPVTFVCAFASYWLLLNSAKRSWFVRTSCS, translated from the coding sequence ATGGCCGGAAACATCAAAAAACAGGTCGATAGTATCGACTACAGCACCGTCGCGGTTCCGGAAGAACACCGCATGAGCAAAGGCTCACTGACGATGGCTTGGTGGGCCATCTGCAGTGCTATGTTTTGGCTGGTGGTGTCCGCCACCCTGGCAATGAGCTTTGGTACGATGAATGCCATAATCGGCTTACTCTTGTCGGTCGTAACTTATGCGGCCATCAACGGGGTCATTGCCCGCTACGCCATTAAGACCGGATTATCGGTCGCACTCTTCTCCCGGGTGCTATTCGGACGCGCCGGCGCAGCACTGGCCACCCTGATTTTCTTCGCCACGGCGATCTACTACAGCGTGTTTGAAGGCTCGGTGATCGCCATTGCTATCCAACACTACGTGTCCGACATCACGCTCAATCAAGCCTACCTAATAGTGGTGCTATACAGCGTGCCACTGGTGTTCGGTAGCGTGCAGACCTGGCTGGATAAGTTCAATGGCGTGCTGCTGCCGCTCTACCTGATTGGTCTGATTGCCGTAGTAGCGATGGCCGTCGGTGAATACGGCTACAGTTCTGCCTGGTTGGAAATGGGGCCTGAGAGCGGGCCAGTAAGTAATGGCTGGTGGGACTGTTTCACCTATTTCATGGGAGTGTGGATTCTCATGATGTACACCTGGGACTACGCACGCTTCGGTCGTAAGCAGGACGCCAGCTACCACGCTAAATTTAACTTCGGCCTACCATTCTATATCTTCACCTTTCTTATTAACGGTCTGGTCGGCATCTTTCTCGCCGCCACCATTCCCACAGAGGGCGGCCTGTCTGAGGTCTCGGTGGTGCTGGCCATTGTCGAGCTGATGGGTATCTGGGGGTTGTTGTTCGTTTGGGTCAGCCAGACCCGTATCAATACCGCAAATTTCTTCATGGCCGCTAGCAACATGCATGCGTTCTTCGGCCGTTTTGGCTTGGCGGCTGTGCCTTATATGGCATGGGCCGTAGTAGTTGGCATCGTGGTCTACACAATGATGTTGCTCAATGTGTTCAGCTACATTCTGCAAGCCCTGGCATACCAGAGCATCTTTGTAGTGGCTTGGGTAGCGATCGCTTTGGCGCATATTTTCTCGCCGAAATATACCCAGCTGTTCGAGGGCAATATTGAATTCGCTCTCGAACGAGTCAACGCCTTCAACCCGTGCGGCTTGATCGCCTGGTTCTTTGCCGCTGGCCTGGGGATAGTGCTGCTGAATTTCGGCGGAGCAACGCTGGCGACCTTCTCAGCGCCGGTGACCTTTGTCTGCGCGTTCGCCAGCTACTGGCTGCTACTCAACAGCGCCAAACGCAGCTGGTTTGTCCGCACCAGCTGCAGCTGA
- a CDS encoding porin → MINLHPQATLILLPLLASLALPAGAVAINDNLDIGGAVRARIDYDPDRDIEKLSFDTAFLTATYNSDSWIGAAKYRFYGDAYPFDYTDKIGDIAFAEYAWIGYKFDESRQIQVGLNKIPFGLLPYAGSTFFLTLGSVIGLEDIANLGVKYIQQQDDWNFQLAYYLSPADQGQGTSRGGRTYATSVATADDYVVDGSDNHERDILVGRLARNLKLGSWQSEIGASALTSTLQNQDSRDSGRRNALAVHYSGKNGPWGVQLQATRQDMSPENPGRDKLVSFGSFDGTFNVAAKGNLYVADLSYDIPGSLGWLSGVKVYGNYSLFDKDESSFEDSQRFILGTSFSLKDLWIAVEWLHGKHDPYIGGGSYTQSLGAGGSERWENQLYTNIGYYF, encoded by the coding sequence ATGATCAACCTGCACCCACAAGCAACTCTCATATTACTTCCATTGTTGGCATCGCTCGCGCTACCCGCAGGTGCGGTGGCTATCAATGACAACTTGGACATTGGCGGCGCCGTGCGTGCGCGTATCGACTACGACCCCGACCGGGATATCGAGAAGCTGAGTTTCGATACTGCCTTTCTCACCGCTACCTACAACTCCGATAGTTGGATCGGCGCGGCTAAATACCGTTTCTATGGCGACGCTTACCCTTTCGACTATACCGACAAGATCGGTGACATCGCCTTCGCCGAATATGCATGGATCGGCTACAAGTTCGATGAGTCGCGTCAGATTCAGGTGGGACTAAACAAGATTCCGTTCGGCCTGCTGCCCTATGCCGGCAGCACTTTCTTCTTGACCTTGGGCAGCGTGATCGGCCTGGAAGACATTGCGAACCTTGGTGTTAAATACATCCAGCAGCAGGATGACTGGAACTTCCAACTCGCTTACTACCTAAGCCCGGCTGATCAGGGTCAAGGTACAAGCCGCGGCGGGCGGACCTATGCAACCAGTGTTGCTACGGCAGATGACTACGTCGTCGACGGCAGCGATAACCACGAGCGCGACATCTTAGTCGGGCGTCTGGCCCGCAACCTAAAGCTTGGGAGCTGGCAGTCGGAGATCGGCGCCTCGGCATTGACCTCGACGCTGCAGAACCAGGACAGTCGTGATAGCGGCCGCCGAAATGCCCTAGCAGTCCACTACTCGGGCAAGAATGGCCCCTGGGGCGTGCAACTGCAAGCCACTCGCCAGGACATGAGCCCGGAGAATCCCGGCAGAGACAAGCTGGTTAGCTTCGGCAGCTTCGACGGCACCTTTAACGTTGCCGCCAAGGGTAACCTCTATGTAGCCGACCTCAGCTATGACATTCCTGGCTCACTCGGGTGGCTCTCTGGTGTCAAGGTTTACGGTAACTACAGCCTGTTCGACAAGGATGAGTCCAGCTTCGAGGATTCCCAGCGCTTCATCCTTGGCACATCTTTCTCGCTGAAAGACCTATGGATCGCCGTCGAGTGGTTGCACGGCAAGCACGATCCCTACATCGGTGGCGGTAGCTACACCCAGAGCCTGGGCGCCGGCGGTAGCGAACGCTGGGAAAACCAGTTGTATACCAATATCGGTTACTACTTCTGA